The following proteins are encoded in a genomic region of Dyadobacter sp. UC 10:
- a CDS encoding mechanosensitive ion channel family protein encodes MKLQQFYNQAYAWLLRTGPSFLLGIGVLIIGLWLIKILSRWLTNHLYRRKIDPSLTPFLLSLSVTTLRVLLVISVMQIIGIQMTVFAAIIGAIGVAAGLALSGTLQNFTSGVLILILKPFQVGDNILAQGQEGTVKAIKIFYTIVQTFDNRTVVIPNSKLSNEVIINISRSGTRRLDVEMKFNNVIDYQTVKTTIEHVLNDAQNALKIPERRIGISSIEADGYKVMVNVWLDAHGFVDTKMEIQEKLMEGLRASGLKLPGLA; translated from the coding sequence ATGAAACTTCAGCAATTTTATAACCAGGCTTACGCGTGGCTTTTGAGGACAGGCCCTTCTTTTTTACTCGGTATCGGCGTATTGATAATAGGCCTTTGGCTAATCAAAATCTTGTCCCGCTGGCTTACTAATCATTTATACAGACGGAAAATAGATCCCTCGCTGACACCCTTTCTGCTTAGCCTGAGCGTCACCACTTTACGTGTTTTGCTTGTGATTTCGGTTATGCAGATCATCGGTATACAGATGACCGTTTTCGCAGCGATTATCGGAGCGATCGGCGTTGCCGCTGGCCTGGCGCTTTCAGGCACATTGCAGAATTTCACCAGTGGGGTCCTGATCCTCATATTGAAACCGTTTCAGGTAGGGGACAATATCCTCGCACAGGGCCAGGAAGGAACGGTAAAGGCGATTAAAATTTTTTACACAATTGTGCAGACGTTCGATAATCGCACAGTGGTGATACCGAATAGTAAGCTGTCCAACGAGGTGATCATCAATATCAGCCGATCGGGCACGCGCCGGCTGGATGTGGAGATGAAATTTAATAATGTGATCGATTATCAAACTGTAAAAACAACCATCGAGCATGTGCTCAATGATGCCCAAAATGCCCTTAAAATCCCCGAAAGGCGCATTGGTATCTCCTCAATAGAAGCAGACGGATACAAGGTTATGGTGAATGTGTGGCTCGACGCGCACGGGTTTGTCGATACAAAAATGGAAATCCAGGAGAAACTGATGGAAGGCCTGCGGGCGTCCGGATTAAAGCTGCCCGGGCTCGCGTAA
- a CDS encoding M56 family metallopeptidase codes for MTPLLTYLVKLAVSLAFTGLFYQLFLRRLTFYTWNRFFLLIYSALSFLIPFIDIRNTVVTISESGSSEMLSALPSIQQMQSPSISPTGNMPNEQPGMESWILAVLAVGTAIMLIRLAFHIYSYRRIVKKAELISEDDIRIYHVKRNISPFSFGRSIFYNPEMHREDELKDIILHEYIHVRQRHTLDVIWAEILCVVNWYNPFAWMIRHAIRQNLEYIADDQVLQHAVDPRDYQYLLLKVAGVPEFRIANRFNFSSLKQRIVMMNRKRTSRLFLVSFLFALPLLVVLLLFFRNDIEKEPDTDVFVMFERNGGPAVMQKDIYAAGMLLEQKTGKPLKNLPLAISFEGKKIKEIRTDADGFYYEVLPVRKPTKPIDPKRHIYRYPSSHYEIRYDGGDYSPFSLYEGAVFDTLFYGGFGIVFQQSMRNDLRGNFDMYHVSKRDFFNSDHGPDTRSALKKYLLAHLPPFLEEHNLKLDFHAEVPYPKKVINKFRNGYFDRRKQLIGYEGLTKLFLDGKPASYQEVNEAFSNYPYMLGDDKVRKVWGGRGFICKEISYLTFDLYKSPPPAALLHDNVEWKDIGDFDLAELKNIPYFLDGFRQTYGAGSNLMPAKNEIRKIALFTGKLARYYDPKCEKIWWVETRPENEVFERPDLALAR; via the coding sequence ATGACGCCTCTACTCACGTACCTTGTCAAATTAGCTGTAAGCCTGGCATTTACCGGTTTGTTTTACCAGCTTTTCCTGCGCCGGCTGACATTCTATACCTGGAACCGGTTCTTTTTGCTTATATACTCGGCGCTCAGTTTCCTGATACCTTTTATAGATATCAGGAATACAGTTGTTACGATATCAGAATCGGGCAGTTCGGAAATGCTCAGCGCCTTGCCCAGCATACAACAAATGCAGTCGCCGTCAATTTCCCCGACCGGGAATATGCCGAATGAGCAACCGGGAATGGAAAGCTGGATACTCGCCGTGCTCGCTGTAGGAACAGCCATCATGTTGATAAGACTGGCATTTCACATTTACTCCTATCGCAGGATCGTGAAAAAGGCGGAGTTGATATCCGAAGACGATATCAGGATCTACCATGTGAAAAGAAATATCAGCCCGTTTTCCTTCGGCCGCTCTATTTTCTACAATCCCGAAATGCACCGGGAAGATGAGCTCAAAGATATTATCCTGCATGAGTATATCCACGTCCGGCAACGGCATACGCTGGATGTGATCTGGGCCGAAATCCTTTGTGTAGTCAACTGGTACAACCCGTTTGCATGGATGATCCGCCACGCGATCCGCCAGAATCTGGAGTATATCGCCGACGATCAGGTATTGCAGCATGCAGTCGACCCGCGCGATTACCAGTATTTACTGCTGAAAGTGGCCGGCGTACCTGAGTTTCGCATAGCCAACCGCTTCAATTTCTCATCATTGAAACAGCGGATTGTGATGATGAACAGAAAGAGGACTTCCCGTTTGTTTCTGGTCAGCTTTCTGTTTGCCTTGCCGCTGCTGGTCGTGTTACTGCTGTTTTTCAGAAATGATATTGAAAAGGAACCTGACACCGACGTTTTCGTCATGTTTGAAAGAAATGGCGGGCCTGCGGTTATGCAGAAGGACATTTACGCAGCGGGAATGTTGCTCGAACAGAAAACCGGTAAACCATTGAAAAACTTACCACTCGCTATTTCATTTGAAGGCAAAAAGATCAAAGAGATCAGAACCGATGCGGATGGGTTTTATTATGAAGTACTTCCTGTGCGAAAGCCGACCAAACCGATAGATCCGAAACGGCATATTTACCGTTACCCGAGTTCCCACTACGAAATTCGCTATGATGGAGGCGATTACAGTCCGTTTTCGCTCTACGAAGGCGCAGTCTTTGACACCCTGTTTTACGGAGGTTTTGGTATTGTTTTTCAACAGTCAATGCGGAATGACCTAAGGGGAAATTTTGATATGTACCACGTAAGTAAACGGGACTTTTTCAATTCGGATCATGGGCCGGACACGAGATCTGCGCTCAAAAAATATTTGCTGGCTCATCTACCGCCATTCCTGGAAGAACATAATTTGAAGCTGGATTTCCATGCAGAGGTACCTTATCCTAAAAAGGTAATCAACAAATTCAGGAACGGCTATTTCGACCGTCGCAAGCAATTAATAGGATACGAGGGTTTGACTAAATTGTTCCTCGATGGAAAGCCGGCCAGCTATCAGGAGGTTAACGAAGCTTTTTCCAACTACCCGTATATGCTCGGCGACGACAAAGTGCGGAAGGTTTGGGGAGGTAGAGGATTCATTTGCAAGGAGATCTCATACCTGACTTTCGACCTCTACAAATCGCCTCCGCCGGCCGCTTTATTACACGATAACGTGGAATGGAAAGATATAGGCGATTTTGACCTTGCCGAACTGAAAAACATACCCTATTTCCTCGACGGATTCAGGCAGACGTACGGAGCAGGCAGCAATCTGATGCCGGCTAAGAATGAGATCAGAAAAATTGCATTGTTTACCGGGAAGCTGGCCCGCTACTATGATCCCAAATGCGAAAAGATATGGTGGGTGGAAACGCGCCCTGAGAATGAAGTATTCGAACGCCCTGACCTGGCATTAGCAAGATAA
- a CDS encoding TonB-dependent receptor domain-containing protein has protein sequence MKMTKFLLAFATLLATLQSPAFAQFPVGGAAAPKAKALPGTAGDQTPKGSAKISGTVADSASSQPIEFVSIALYNKANNQAVDGTVADEKGKFSLTKIVEGEYKVLLSFIGYGEKTIAGIKLAKGQELDLGTIKLSSNTKTLNEVTVTGQAALIEEKVDRLVYNAEKDITAKGGDATDILRKVPLLTVDLDGNVSLRGSQNIRVLINNKPSTIIANSVADALKQIPADQIKSVEVITSPSAKYDAEGSGGIINIITKKNSLQGLNLNVDAGVGNRGSMLSLNGGYRKGKAGFTIGGFGRGMYNTITKTSLEQTSTVENITTVTRQTGDGSSRGLFGNYNLGFDYDIAKNQSLTAGVKYGVRNFSNQQDLMTRLSKTGSIDENSRRDVDARNLSGTVDVNLDYLHTFKPQQEWSISTLYSRNDLTNDFDANIIDGNNQLSERQRNLNKNLNQEFTFQTDYQTPIKKNQLLEFGAKGIFRQVNSDYSFLIAEAAGDFKPETDQPAGELQYQQNIAAGYTSYTYTTKNRYTFKGGARYEHTFIDASTNEGTVGVGNYGVLVPSFNASKTFKGTTVKLAYNRRIQRPGLQQLNPNFNSANPQNITIGNPELRPELTNNFEVGLSKNIKKTFVNATFFGRITNNAISQVRQPSDTLDGAIVTTYENIGKQHAYGTNIFANIAATSKINFGIFLNAFYTRLTGQTLGQDRKPIELSNTGYNVSGGVFSQATFKNGWGAQAFGFMQGNQVQLQGMQGGFGFYTVGVKKEFGNKKGSVGLAAENFLSKRFRMHTELNSIQFNQVNDIYMYNRGVRLTFTYKIGKMTMDPPKRKAKSVNNDDVKSEGSGGGQSGGGAPAGGAPR, from the coding sequence ATGAAAATGACGAAATTTCTCCTTGCATTCGCCACGTTACTGGCTACACTTCAATCACCAGCTTTTGCACAATTTCCGGTCGGGGGTGCAGCGGCACCAAAAGCAAAGGCATTACCAGGTACAGCGGGAGACCAGACACCCAAAGGATCAGCAAAGATCAGCGGAACAGTCGCAGACTCCGCATCTTCCCAGCCCATCGAATTTGTGAGTATTGCACTTTACAACAAAGCCAACAACCAGGCCGTGGACGGAACGGTAGCCGACGAAAAAGGAAAATTCAGCCTTACGAAAATCGTGGAAGGCGAATACAAAGTGCTCCTTTCCTTTATAGGATATGGCGAAAAAACGATTGCCGGCATCAAGCTTGCAAAAGGACAGGAACTTGATCTCGGCACCATCAAGCTCAGCTCCAATACCAAAACGCTGAACGAAGTAACGGTCACCGGTCAGGCTGCGTTGATCGAGGAAAAGGTTGACCGCCTCGTTTACAATGCGGAAAAGGATATTACCGCAAAAGGTGGCGACGCAACGGATATTTTGCGTAAAGTCCCCCTGCTTACGGTCGATCTCGATGGAAATGTCTCCCTGAGGGGAAGTCAGAATATCCGTGTCCTGATCAATAATAAACCCAGCACGATCATCGCCAACAGTGTCGCCGACGCGTTGAAGCAAATCCCGGCAGACCAGATCAAAAGTGTTGAGGTAATCACAAGTCCCTCAGCAAAATACGATGCGGAAGGATCGGGCGGTATTATCAACATCATCACCAAAAAGAACAGCCTGCAAGGGTTGAACCTGAATGTAGACGCGGGCGTAGGTAACAGGGGATCCATGCTTTCGCTGAATGGTGGTTACCGCAAGGGAAAGGCAGGGTTCACGATCGGTGGATTTGGCCGGGGAATGTATAATACCATTACTAAAACTTCCCTGGAACAAACCAGTACCGTCGAAAATATCACAACGGTGACGCGCCAGACCGGAGATGGAAGCAGCCGCGGCTTGTTCGGTAATTACAATCTGGGTTTCGATTATGATATTGCTAAAAATCAAAGTCTCACAGCTGGTGTAAAATACGGCGTACGTAATTTCAGTAACCAGCAGGACCTGATGACGAGACTGTCCAAGACCGGCTCCATCGACGAAAATTCGCGCCGCGACGTGGATGCGAGAAATTTGTCGGGAACCGTGGATGTGAACCTGGATTACCTGCACACATTCAAACCACAGCAGGAATGGAGCATTTCGACACTTTACAGCCGCAACGATCTGACCAATGATTTTGATGCCAATATCATAGATGGTAACAACCAACTGTCGGAACGCCAGCGCAACCTTAACAAAAACCTGAACCAGGAATTTACTTTCCAGACTGATTATCAGACGCCTATTAAAAAGAACCAATTACTTGAATTTGGTGCAAAAGGCATCTTCCGGCAGGTAAACAGCGATTACAGCTTTTTGATAGCGGAAGCAGCCGGTGATTTCAAGCCGGAGACCGACCAGCCGGCAGGCGAACTTCAATACCAGCAGAATATTGCGGCGGGGTATACATCTTACACTTATACAACAAAGAACCGCTATACATTTAAAGGTGGCGCACGGTACGAGCATACTTTCATTGACGCCAGTACAAATGAAGGTACGGTTGGTGTCGGGAATTACGGCGTGCTGGTACCGAGCTTCAATGCTTCGAAAACGTTCAAGGGAACTACTGTGAAACTTGCTTACAACCGCAGGATCCAGCGGCCGGGATTGCAGCAGCTAAACCCTAATTTTAACTCGGCCAACCCGCAGAATATCACAATAGGTAACCCTGAACTGCGCCCCGAGCTGACCAACAATTTTGAAGTGGGCTTGTCCAAAAACATTAAAAAGACTTTCGTAAATGCCACTTTCTTCGGCAGGATCACCAACAATGCCATTTCACAGGTACGCCAGCCTTCCGACACCCTTGACGGTGCAATCGTGACCACCTACGAAAATATCGGTAAGCAGCACGCATACGGGACCAACATTTTCGCCAATATTGCAGCTACTTCCAAGATCAACTTCGGGATATTCCTGAATGCATTTTATACCAGGCTAACCGGCCAGACGCTGGGCCAGGATCGTAAACCAATTGAACTTTCCAATACCGGTTACAACGTCAGCGGCGGTGTGTTTTCGCAGGCTACCTTTAAAAATGGCTGGGGAGCGCAGGCTTTCGGGTTTATGCAGGGTAACCAGGTCCAGTTGCAGGGTATGCAGGGCGGGTTCGGTTTTTATACAGTGGGTGTAAAAAAGGAATTCGGCAACAAAAAAGGAAGCGTGGGCCTTGCCGCCGAAAACTTCCTGAGCAAACGTTTCAGGATGCATACCGAGCTTAATTCCATACAGTTCAACCAGGTAAACGATATTTATATGTACAACCGAGGTGTTCGTCTGACTTTCACTTACAAAATCGGTAAGATGACGATGGACCCACCTAAACGGAAAGCGAAATCAGTCAACAATGATGATGTGAAAAGTGAAGGCAGCGGTGGCGGCCAATCAGGGGGCGGTGCTCCGGCTGGCGGAGCGCCGAGATAA
- a CDS encoding AI-2E family transporter, producing the protein MNIDFNFRLRQVFFLLLVLAFAIIIFKQLFIFFPGFLGALTLYILCRKYFLHLTLKRNWNKSATALLFMVLFMACIVAPVYFSLQMVYSKVQVILKEPEQINQAMEAVSKQLTTWTGQDLLNKQAIGDVGKKVGSFIPGMLNSSAMMLGNLLMILFLAYFMFLNGHTVEATLRKFIPLKARNIDLLADETVGMVRANAIGIPLVSLIQGIVAVLGYWIFGVKDFVLLGLITGFFAFFPVIGTALIWLPIVIFMFSKGDNGKAIGLAIYCLVAVGNIDYLARITILKKMGDVHPVTTILGLIVGLRLFGFWGFIFGPLMISLLLLFIKIYKTEFGEPHTEKKAGHIQ; encoded by the coding sequence ATGAACATAGACTTTAATTTTCGCCTGCGGCAGGTGTTTTTCCTCCTTTTGGTTTTAGCGTTTGCTATTATCATATTCAAGCAACTTTTTATCTTTTTTCCCGGCTTTCTCGGCGCGCTTACGCTCTATATTCTTTGCCGAAAGTACTTTTTGCACCTCACGCTGAAAAGGAACTGGAACAAAAGCGCTACGGCGCTGCTTTTTATGGTGTTGTTTATGGCCTGCATTGTGGCGCCCGTTTATTTTTCATTGCAGATGGTTTATTCAAAGGTCCAGGTGATATTGAAGGAGCCGGAGCAGATCAATCAGGCGATGGAAGCGGTTTCGAAGCAGCTGACGACATGGACGGGACAGGACCTGCTAAACAAGCAAGCGATCGGAGACGTCGGAAAGAAAGTCGGGAGTTTCATTCCGGGCATGCTCAACAGCTCGGCGATGATGCTGGGAAACCTGCTTATGATCCTTTTTCTGGCCTATTTTATGTTTCTGAACGGACATACCGTTGAGGCGACGCTGAGAAAATTTATACCGCTTAAAGCGAGAAATATCGATCTTCTTGCCGATGAAACCGTCGGTATGGTACGGGCCAATGCAATCGGTATCCCGCTCGTCTCGCTTATTCAGGGAATTGTCGCTGTACTGGGATACTGGATTTTTGGGGTGAAGGATTTCGTACTGCTTGGCTTGATAACCGGCTTTTTTGCGTTTTTCCCCGTAATAGGTACTGCGCTGATCTGGCTTCCGATTGTGATATTTATGTTTTCAAAAGGCGATAATGGGAAAGCGATCGGTTTGGCGATCTATTGCCTGGTGGCGGTGGGCAATATCGATTATCTTGCACGGATAACGATCCTGAAAAAAATGGGGGACGTTCATCCCGTTACTACTATTCTCGGACTGATTGTCGGATTGCGCCTTTTCGGTTTCTGGGGATTTATTTTCGGACCACTGATGATCAGCCTTTTATTATTATTTATCAAAATATATAAAACCGAATTCGGCGAACCGCATACAGAAAAAAAAGCGGGTCATATTCAGTAA
- a CDS encoding outer membrane lipoprotein-sorting protein, with translation MKTNKLFLAIAATVLSAGSFAQTVDEIVDKHVTALGGIDKIKAINTLVIDRSLAVQGMEIPNKTILVVGKSFRNESTVMGNSMVQVVDDSKGWMIRPTMMGGTGEPEDMPADVVKQQLSSLDPFGGLVNYKEKGHKVELVGKEQVDKKDVFHLKMTTADGQVMDEYIDANTYLVTKIKTTMNGQEGEIDLSDYKEVEGVKFPNTMDISNPQMGTMSFVTSKIVVNTPVDNAIFKKPVK, from the coding sequence ATGAAAACTAACAAACTATTCCTGGCCATTGCCGCAACCGTACTTTCGGCAGGCTCTTTTGCGCAGACCGTCGATGAGATCGTCGACAAGCATGTTACGGCTCTTGGCGGAATTGACAAGATAAAAGCGATCAACACACTGGTTATAGATCGTTCACTGGCGGTTCAGGGAATGGAAATTCCGAACAAGACGATACTGGTCGTTGGGAAATCGTTCCGAAATGAATCCACTGTTATGGGGAATTCCATGGTCCAGGTAGTTGATGACTCCAAAGGCTGGATGATCCGTCCGACCATGATGGGCGGCACCGGCGAGCCGGAAGATATGCCGGCAGACGTTGTAAAACAGCAATTGAGCTCACTCGATCCTTTCGGGGGATTGGTTAACTATAAAGAAAAAGGACATAAGGTAGAACTGGTCGGCAAAGAACAGGTGGATAAAAAAGATGTTTTTCACCTTAAAATGACAACCGCCGACGGACAAGTTATGGACGAATACATTGACGCCAATACTTATCTTGTTACCAAGATCAAAACTACGATGAATGGCCAGGAAGGCGAGATCGATCTGTCGGATTACAAGGAGGTGGAAGGCGTAAAATTTCCGAATACGATGGATATTTCAAATCCTCAGATGGGTACCATGTCATTCGTTACCAGCAAAATTGTCGTGAATACGCCTGTGGACAACGCAATATTCAAAAAACCGGTCAAATAG
- a CDS encoding response regulator: MKQILLVEDHAIVRLATKYLITDLLQPITVHEAGSLGEAMILVGAYPIDLILLDISIPDGEGFNMIPKIRELSPKVLILVFTSLEEQIYALHYIKAGANGFLSKNSSQNDIKKAILSMLNSGNYLSPAVQQQLLRNTLETKNGTENPLENLSQRELEVMDMLIGGFWTKEIAIHLNLTESSVSTYKARIFEKLRVTTLIEMFKKVQYYKGQHAD; encoded by the coding sequence ATGAAGCAGATATTACTGGTTGAAGACCATGCTATTGTAAGGCTGGCTACAAAATACCTGATCACCGACTTGTTGCAGCCGATTACCGTGCACGAAGCTGGTTCCCTCGGCGAAGCGATGATACTTGTCGGAGCCTACCCTATTGATCTTATACTGCTCGATATCAGCATTCCAGACGGAGAAGGTTTTAACATGATACCCAAGATCCGTGAACTAAGCCCGAAGGTCCTGATCCTCGTTTTTACGAGTCTTGAAGAACAGATCTATGCGTTACATTACATAAAGGCTGGTGCAAATGGCTTTCTTTCAAAAAACTCATCCCAAAACGACATCAAAAAAGCGATTCTGTCTATGCTGAATTCCGGTAATTACCTGAGTCCTGCCGTCCAGCAACAACTACTCAGAAATACGCTGGAAACAAAAAATGGCACCGAAAACCCACTGGAAAACCTTTCTCAACGTGAACTCGAAGTAATGGATATGCTGATCGGCGGGTTCTGGACGAAGGAAATCGCCATCCATCTGAATCTGACAGAAAGCTCCGTGAGCACTTACAAGGCCAGGATATTCGAGAAACTGCGCGTAACCACGCTGATCGAAATGTTTAAAAAAGTGCAGTACTACAAAGGACAGCACGCGGATTAA
- a CDS encoding polysaccharide deacetylase family protein, giving the protein MTKTFLPFLLLLVINCSYAQQSAPRLIVRGDDMGYSHSGNLALLKCSKEGIQTSIEIIVPSPWFPEAVKMLQENPGIDVGIHLAITSEWDHVKWRPLTDCPSIRDADGYFFPMVRPNKNYPKGSIQENDWKLADIEKEFRAQIEMALRKLPKISHLSSHMGCTGLSPEVRELTRRLAKEYKIPIDPEPADLTYTTYDGPKKTSEEKIQSFISMLGKLQPGKTYLFVDHPGLNDAELQAISHIGYEDVAVDRQGVTDVFTSEKVKAAVKERGIILIPYRDLPH; this is encoded by the coding sequence ATGACAAAAACATTTCTACCATTCCTATTACTCCTGGTAATAAACTGCAGCTATGCACAGCAGAGTGCGCCGCGGTTGATCGTTCGGGGAGACGACATGGGCTATTCGCATTCAGGCAATCTGGCCCTGCTCAAATGCTCGAAAGAAGGTATTCAAACCTCCATCGAAATCATTGTTCCTTCTCCTTGGTTTCCCGAAGCTGTTAAAATGTTACAGGAAAACCCTGGGATAGATGTGGGCATTCACCTGGCAATTACAAGTGAGTGGGATCACGTAAAATGGAGGCCGCTTACCGATTGTCCGAGTATCCGCGATGCCGACGGTTATTTCTTTCCAATGGTGCGACCCAATAAAAATTATCCGAAGGGATCCATCCAGGAAAACGACTGGAAACTGGCTGATATTGAAAAGGAATTCCGCGCCCAGATTGAAATGGCTTTGCGCAAACTTCCTAAAATCAGCCATTTATCTTCGCATATGGGCTGCACCGGATTAAGTCCCGAAGTGCGTGAGCTAACCAGACGCCTGGCAAAGGAATACAAAATACCGATCGACCCCGAGCCTGCCGATCTGACCTACACAACTTATGATGGTCCGAAAAAGACCTCAGAAGAAAAAATACAAAGCTTTATTAGTATGCTGGGAAAACTGCAACCCGGCAAAACCTATCTCTTCGTAGATCATCCAGGCCTGAACGACGCTGAATTACAAGCCATCAGCCATATCGGATACGAAGATGTCGCAGTCGATCGCCAGGGGGTGACAGATGTTTTCACAAGCGAGAAAGTCAAAGCTGCGGTTAAAGAAAGGGGAATTATCCTGATTCCTTACCGGGACCTGCCCCACTGA
- a CDS encoding Nramp family divalent metal transporter, which produces MKEKSSPFLKWLGSLGPGMITAALVFGPSKMTITSKLGAVYGYSMLWLVVVAIFFMAVFTAMSTRIGAATSQSLLSLVRQKWGQPAALAIGIGVFLVAASFQAGNSIGVGIAVGELYHTSPVPWIIVFTLIGISLLFFRSFYKVLEKTMIFLILMMVLCFITTLFWSKPDVSEIAKGFAVPVIPEGSQGLVIAFVASCFSIVGALYQSYLIQERIRIRPELRGQRNDSVTGIILLGALCSVVIICAAAVLNPKGITVNSASDMAKALEPIFGSSASTLFLVGLFGAAFSSLIGNASVGGTLLGDALGLGSNFSSKPVRYLVAVVMIVGAGIAVRFGKLPLELIVFAQSVTIFVVPFIGTALYMVANDQKIMGDKVNSPFVKVVAGIGLLIIFGLAIINVKELFLNNPLFK; this is translated from the coding sequence TTGAAAGAAAAATCCTCACCATTCCTCAAATGGCTGGGCTCGCTGGGCCCTGGCATGATTACCGCTGCGCTCGTTTTCGGGCCAAGCAAGATGACGATCACTTCGAAACTCGGCGCCGTGTATGGTTACTCCATGTTATGGCTGGTGGTTGTGGCTATCTTTTTCATGGCTGTATTTACCGCTATGTCCACCAGGATTGGTGCAGCGACCAGCCAGTCTCTCCTCAGTTTGGTAAGGCAGAAATGGGGCCAGCCTGCTGCTCTGGCAATTGGAATCGGGGTATTTCTGGTGGCCGCTTCCTTTCAGGCAGGAAATTCGATTGGAGTCGGTATTGCTGTTGGTGAACTTTACCATACCTCGCCGGTTCCGTGGATCATCGTTTTTACATTGATAGGGATCAGTCTCCTGTTTTTCCGAAGCTTTTATAAGGTCCTCGAAAAAACAATGATCTTCCTGATCCTGATGATGGTACTGTGCTTCATCACCACCCTGTTTTGGTCGAAACCGGATGTGTCGGAAATTGCGAAAGGTTTTGCAGTACCTGTCATTCCGGAGGGGTCTCAGGGGCTTGTCATCGCTTTCGTAGCATCCTGCTTTTCTATCGTAGGTGCGCTGTATCAATCCTATTTAATACAGGAACGGATCAGGATCCGGCCGGAACTGCGCGGCCAGCGCAATGACAGTGTTACCGGTATTATCCTGCTAGGTGCACTTTGCAGCGTTGTCATCATTTGTGCAGCGGCGGTTTTAAATCCGAAAGGAATAACAGTGAATTCTGCTTCTGATATGGCCAAAGCGCTGGAACCTATTTTCGGCAGCAGTGCTTCGACCCTGTTCCTGGTGGGATTGTTTGGTGCGGCATTTTCATCGTTGATCGGCAATGCTTCGGTTGGAGGTACCCTGCTGGGAGATGCGCTTGGACTGGGCAGTAATTTTAGCTCAAAACCGGTTCGTTACCTCGTGGCCGTTGTGATGATCGTCGGTGCAGGAATTGCGGTCAGGTTCGGCAAGTTGCCTTTGGAGCTCATCGTATTCGCGCAGAGCGTCACGATTTTCGTTGTCCCGTTTATCGGGACGGCCCTATATATGGTCGCGAATGATCAAAAAATAATGGGCGATAAAGTGAACAGCCCCTTCGTGAAAGTAGTAGCCGGGATTGGTTTGCTGATCATTTTCGGGTTGGCTATCATCAATGTAAAAGAACTATTTCTCAATAATCCCTTATTTAAATAA
- a CDS encoding BlaI/MecI/CopY family transcriptional regulator — MEKLTQQEEDAMQAVWKTGEGSIKSFMAVMSPPLPPYTTLASTVKNLEKKGYLLSRLIGNAYLYAPAISEEAYKQKFMGSVVKDYFENSYKELVSFFVEKNKISADELKEIIGLIEGKK, encoded by the coding sequence ATGGAAAAATTAACACAGCAAGAGGAAGACGCCATGCAGGCTGTCTGGAAAACCGGAGAGGGAAGCATTAAATCCTTCATGGCAGTGATGAGCCCCCCGTTGCCCCCCTACACCACCCTGGCCTCCACGGTCAAAAACCTTGAAAAAAAGGGCTATCTGCTGAGCCGGCTGATCGGCAATGCATACCTGTATGCACCTGCAATCAGCGAAGAGGCTTATAAACAGAAGTTTATGGGTAGTGTTGTGAAGGATTATTTTGAAAATTCGTACAAAGAACTGGTTAGCTTTTTCGTGGAAAAGAATAAAATATCAGCTGACGAGCTCAAAGAAATTATCGGGTTGATCGAAGGAAAAAAATAA